A stretch of Gymnodinialimonas phycosphaerae DNA encodes these proteins:
- the rnc gene encoding ribonuclease III, translated as MKPSRELLAFMDRLGYVFDDPALLARALTHSSLSSPTRGDNQRMEFLGDRVLGLVMAEAVLAADPEAKEGTLAPRFNALVRKEACADVARQIDLGAAMRLGKSEMSAGGRRRMALLGDAMEAVIAAVYLDGGFGAARDLVTRLWAERVAHVEDDARDAKTALQEWAQARRMDPPTYTEVARTGPDHAPVFRVRVTLSSGQHAEAEAKAKRQAEQMAANALLAQVEHAR; from the coding sequence ATGAAGCCCTCGCGGGAGCTTTTGGCCTTCATGGACCGCTTGGGGTACGTATTCGACGACCCCGCATTGCTTGCGCGCGCGTTGACCCACTCGTCCCTGTCGTCGCCCACGCGGGGTGACAACCAACGGATGGAATTCCTGGGTGACCGTGTTTTGGGCCTTGTCATGGCCGAGGCGGTTCTTGCGGCAGACCCAGAAGCCAAGGAGGGCACCCTCGCCCCCCGCTTCAACGCACTGGTCCGCAAGGAAGCTTGCGCCGACGTGGCCCGCCAGATCGACCTTGGCGCTGCGATGCGTCTTGGCAAATCCGAGATGTCGGCAGGCGGCCGCCGTCGCATGGCGCTTCTGGGCGACGCGATGGAGGCGGTGATTGCCGCCGTCTACCTTGATGGCGGCTTCGGCGCTGCGCGCGATCTTGTGACACGGCTCTGGGCCGAGCGGGTCGCCCATGTCGAAGACGACGCCCGGGATGCGAAAACCGCATTGCAGGAATGGGCGCAAGCCCGCCGCATGGACCCACCCACCTACACCGAGGTGGCCCGCACCGGTCCCGATCACGCGCCGGTTTTCCGGGTCCGTGTCACGTTGTCCTCTGGCCAGCACGCCGAGGCCGAGGCCAAGGCCAAACGTCAGGCCGAGCAGATGGCCGCCAATGCGCTGCTTGCGCAGGTCGAGCACGCCCGCTGA
- the recO gene encoding DNA repair protein RecO codes for MEWRADGILLAVRRHGESSAIIEVFTEAHGRHAGVVHGGASRKMAPVLQVGAQLDATWRARLSEHLGSFTVEVRKGRAADAMGDRIALAGLSSICALLSFTLPERAAYPGLYARSLAVLDGLGAERWAEAYLGWEMALLAEMGFGLDLSQCAVSGVTQDLAYISPRTGRAVSRSAAGEWVDKLLPLSPALEGMANGLTDVIEGLRVTGHFLENHLAPSLGDRALPAARQRLVAALVRAAQDRG; via the coding sequence ATGGAATGGCGTGCAGATGGGATCCTTCTGGCCGTGCGGCGACATGGCGAATCCTCCGCCATCATCGAGGTGTTCACAGAAGCACATGGTCGCCACGCGGGCGTTGTGCACGGTGGGGCATCGCGCAAGATGGCGCCTGTCTTGCAGGTCGGCGCGCAGTTGGACGCGACGTGGCGGGCGCGGCTCTCGGAGCATCTGGGCAGCTTCACCGTCGAGGTGCGCAAGGGCCGGGCGGCGGACGCGATGGGTGATCGGATCGCCTTGGCGGGGCTGTCGTCAATCTGCGCTTTGCTGTCATTCACCTTGCCCGAGCGTGCGGCTTATCCCGGCCTCTATGCCCGCAGCCTCGCCGTGCTGGATGGCCTTGGGGCCGAACGGTGGGCCGAGGCTTACCTGGGGTGGGAGATGGCGCTACTGGCCGAGATGGGCTTTGGCCTTGACCTGTCGCAATGCGCGGTCAGCGGTGTGACGCAAGACCTTGCCTATATCTCTCCGCGGACCGGCCGGGCCGTGTCGCGGTCGGCGGCAGGGGAATGGGTGGACAAGTTGTTGCCCCTGTCCCCCGCGCTGGAGGGGATGGCGAACGGTCTGACTGATGTGATCGAGGGGCTACGCGTGACGGGGCATTTCCTTGAAAACCATCTGGCCCCCAGCCTTGGGGACCGCGCCTTGCCCGCTGCGCGGCAACGGTTGGTGGCGGCGCTGGTGCGGGCCGCTCAGGACAGGGGGTAG
- a CDS encoding DUF1491 family protein: MTPRLTADFWVAAYLARLRLADIPVFIVARGDATAGAVLVKQSPLDGTATLYQRSFDPMTGAREWMVLSEGPEADVDAAIARQKSFDPDLWVIEVEDRDGRHLLDQPGLD, encoded by the coding sequence ATGACCCCGCGCCTGACGGCAGATTTCTGGGTCGCGGCCTATCTGGCGCGGCTGCGGTTGGCGGATATCCCGGTGTTCATTGTCGCGCGGGGCGATGCAACGGCAGGGGCGGTGTTGGTGAAACAGTCGCCTCTGGATGGCACGGCCACTCTTTATCAGCGCAGCTTCGACCCGATGACCGGCGCGCGCGAATGGATGGTGCTGTCCGAAGGGCCCGAGGCCGACGTGGACGCCGCAATTGCCCGTCAGAAAAGCTTCGACCCGGATCTATGGGTGATCGAGGTGGAGGATCGGGACGGGCGGCACTTGCTGGATCAGCCGGGACTGGATTAA
- a CDS encoding response regulator transcription factor: MARIALVDDDRNILTSVSMTLEAEGFDVETYNDGQSALDAFNRKLPDLGVFDIKMPRMDGMDLLQRLRTKSQMPVIFLTSKDDEIDELMGLRMGADDYVRKPFSQRLLVERIRSILRRQDAIASDAAGAPEESTVLDRGDLQMDPLRHAVTWKGRDVTLTVTEFLLLQALAQRPGFVKSRDQLMDVAYDEQVYVDDRTIDSHIKRLRKKMRSVDNDFSAIETLYGIGYRYNEE, from the coding sequence ATGGCGCGTATCGCACTTGTCGATGACGACAGGAATATCCTGACGTCTGTATCGATGACCCTTGAGGCAGAGGGTTTCGATGTCGAAACATACAATGACGGGCAGTCCGCACTGGACGCCTTCAACCGCAAATTGCCGGATCTGGGTGTCTTCGACATCAAGATGCCGCGCATGGACGGGATGGATCTGTTGCAACGTCTGCGCACCAAATCGCAGATGCCAGTGATCTTCCTCACGTCCAAGGATGATGAGATTGACGAGTTGATGGGTCTGCGCATGGGCGCGGATGATTACGTGCGCAAGCCGTTCTCTCAGCGTCTTCTGGTCGAGCGCATCCGCTCCATCCTGCGCCGCCAGGATGCGATTGCATCCGACGCCGCTGGCGCGCCCGAAGAAAGCACCGTGCTGGACCGGGGTGATCTGCAAATGGACCCGCTGCGTCACGCCGTGACGTGGAAAGGCCGCGACGTGACCCTGACGGTCACGGAATTCCTGCTGTTGCAGGCGCTGGCCCAACGCCCCGGCTTCGTGAAGTCCCGTGACCAGCTGATGGATGTCGCCTACGACGAACAGGTCTACGTCGACGACCGCACCATCGACAGCCACATCAAGCGTCTGCGCAAGAAGATGCGCTCTGTCGATAACGATTTCTCCGCAATCGAGACGCTCTACGGCATCGGCTACCGTTACAACGAAGAATAG
- a CDS encoding phosphoenolpyruvate carboxykinase — MSRGRMNPAHTLDQQGITGLGSVYYNLLEPALMQAAVERGEGRIGQGGTFLVSTGQFTGRSPNDKFVVRTPEVEDTIWWDNNAPMAPEAFDTLHADMLEHMKGGDYFVQDLYGGADPEHRLDVRVVTELAWHNLFIRHLLRRPDADELATFVPEFTIINCPTFKADPARHGCRSDTVIALNFEKKMILIGGTEYAGENKKSVFTLLNYILPGKGVMAMHCSANHAIGDPDDSAVFFGLSGTGKTTLSACPTRTLIGDDEHGWSDSGIFNFEGGCYAKTINLREEAEPEIYATTRKFSTVIENMVYDPDTLELDFDDDSLTANMRCAYPIEMISNASDTGLGGAPKNIVMLTCDAFGVLPPIARLTPAQAMYHFLSGFTAKVAGTERGVTEPTPTFSTCFGAPFMPRRPEVYGELLREKIAKHGATCWLVNTGWTGGAFGTGSRMPIRATRALLTAALDGTLNKGEFRKDPNFGFDVPLHCTGVADLLLDPRRTWDRPDSYDRQAQRLVDMFAENFAQYVDHIDADVKAAAI, encoded by the coding sequence ATGTCACGGGGACGCATGAACCCCGCCCATACACTTGATCAACAAGGTATCACGGGGCTCGGCTCGGTCTATTATAACCTGCTGGAACCGGCCTTGATGCAGGCCGCCGTGGAACGCGGCGAGGGTCGCATCGGCCAAGGGGGCACGTTTCTTGTGTCCACGGGCCAGTTCACCGGCCGCTCTCCCAATGACAAATTCGTGGTGCGTACGCCTGAAGTCGAAGACACCATCTGGTGGGACAACAACGCCCCGATGGCGCCCGAGGCGTTCGACACGCTCCACGCCGACATGCTGGAGCACATGAAGGGCGGCGACTACTTCGTTCAAGACCTCTACGGCGGGGCCGATCCCGAGCATCGTCTGGATGTCCGCGTCGTCACGGAACTGGCGTGGCACAACCTGTTCATCCGCCACCTGCTGCGCCGCCCCGATGCGGATGAACTGGCGACCTTCGTGCCGGAATTCACCATCATCAACTGCCCGACGTTCAAGGCCGACCCGGCGCGCCACGGCTGCCGCTCGGACACCGTGATCGCGCTGAACTTCGAGAAGAAGATGATCCTGATCGGCGGCACCGAATATGCAGGCGAGAACAAGAAATCCGTCTTCACGCTGCTCAACTACATTTTGCCGGGCAAGGGTGTGATGGCGATGCATTGCTCGGCCAACCATGCCATTGGCGATCCCGATGACAGCGCCGTGTTCTTCGGCCTTTCCGGCACCGGCAAGACGACGCTTTCCGCCTGCCCCACGCGGACGTTGATCGGTGACGATGAACACGGCTGGTCCGATAGCGGGATCTTCAACTTCGAGGGCGGCTGCTACGCCAAGACCATCAACCTGCGCGAAGAGGCAGAGCCCGAGATCTACGCCACGACCCGTAAGTTCTCGACCGTGATCGAGAACATGGTCTACGACCCCGACACGCTGGAACTGGACTTCGACGACGACAGCCTGACCGCGAACATGCGCTGCGCCTACCCGATCGAGATGATCTCCAACGCGTCGGATACCGGCCTTGGTGGCGCGCCCAAGAACATCGTCATGCTCACTTGTGACGCCTTCGGTGTTCTGCCCCCCATCGCGCGGCTGACGCCCGCGCAGGCGATGTATCACTTCCTGTCGGGTTTCACCGCCAAGGTGGCCGGCACCGAGCGTGGCGTGACCGAACCCACGCCGACCTTCTCCACCTGTTTCGGCGCGCCTTTCATGCCCCGTCGCCCCGAAGTCTACGGAGAGCTGTTGCGCGAAAAGATCGCCAAACACGGCGCAACCTGCTGGCTGGTGAATACCGGCTGGACCGGGGGGGCTTTTGGCACCGGGTCGCGCATGCCGATCCGCGCCACGCGGGCGCTGCTGACGGCAGCGCTGGACGGGACGCTCAACAAGGGCGAATTCCGCAAGGATCCCAACTTCGGCTTCGACGTGCCGCTGCATTGCACCGGCGTGGCCGATCTGCTGCTGGATCCCCGTCGTACATGGGACCGGCCCGACAGCTATGACCGGCAAGCGCAACGCCTGGTCGACATGTTCGCCGAAAACTTCGCCCAATACGTGGATCACATCGATGCAGATGTGAAAGCGGCGGCGATCTGA
- a CDS encoding sulfite exporter TauE/SafE family protein: MIQDLMELMPLWAFAAAFAVTLFAGIVKGAIGFGVPLIILSGLTLFLDPLLAISGVVLPALVSNLVQVARHPRAEIREATQEHWRYIVIVCALILIVTQFVVFVPENVFYLILGVPVMALSIIQLAGVRFSIPPARRRAAELGIGALTGVVGGFTGSWGPLTVLYLIALDTPKMRQLLVQGLIYSLGAVFLLVGHLQSGVMNAATIPFSALLLLPIFIGMQIGFWVGAKLDANLFRKLTLLLLVVAGANLVRRGLFG; this comes from the coding sequence ATGATACAGGACCTGATGGAATTGATGCCCCTATGGGCCTTTGCGGCGGCCTTCGCGGTGACGTTGTTTGCAGGCATTGTGAAGGGGGCGATCGGTTTTGGTGTTCCGTTGATCATCCTGTCGGGCCTGACGCTGTTCCTGGATCCATTGCTCGCCATTTCGGGCGTTGTTTTACCGGCGTTGGTCTCGAACCTTGTGCAGGTGGCTCGCCACCCGCGGGCCGAAATCCGGGAAGCGACGCAAGAGCATTGGCGCTACATCGTGATCGTCTGTGCGTTGATCCTGATTGTCACGCAATTCGTCGTCTTCGTACCCGAGAACGTGTTCTACCTGATCCTTGGCGTGCCCGTCATGGCGCTGTCGATCATCCAATTGGCCGGGGTCCGCTTCTCCATCCCGCCGGCGCGTCGCCGCGCCGCAGAATTGGGGATTGGGGCGCTTACGGGAGTTGTGGGCGGCTTCACCGGGTCGTGGGGGCCGCTCACGGTGTTGTATCTGATCGCGCTGGACACGCCGAAGATGCGGCAGCTTCTGGTGCAGGGGCTGATCTATAGCCTCGGCGCGGTCTTCCTTCTTGTTGGGCATTTGCAATCGGGCGTCATGAATGCCGCGACGATCCCGTTCTCGGCCCTGTTGTTGCTGCCGATTTTCATCGGCATGCAGATCGGATTCTGGGTCGGCGCGAAGCTGGATGCCAACCTGTTCCGCAAGCTTACGCTATTGCTGCTTGTTGTGGCGGGTGCCAATCTTGTGCGGCGGGGCCTATTTGGCTGA
- a CDS encoding acyl-CoA dehydrogenase family protein, whose translation MPRDADLQNETSVILSDLLSLTRSAVPPAEALLDKAKTHLRAALSEDGRVSASLIEQNQTAAHGLAWLATYVESLRQMQGWAERLDADGKFGEIEQLILQITFGEYLWQLYGGIPMSQGEILRLQDIGLSQDDQRALMDDAVMTLAQGGNTQAARTRLVDLMQERAAEATVGNCGLDEELDMIREQFRRYAVDRVIPDAHEWHLKDELIPMEIIEELSEMGVFGLTIPEEHGGLGMSKASMCVVSEELSRGYIGVGSLATRSEIAAELILAGGTDEQKAKWLPGLSSGEILPTAVFTEPNTGSDLGSLRTKATKDGDDWVINGNKTWITHAARTHVMTVLARTIPDTDDYKGLSMFLAEKTPGTDEAPWQDAGISGGEIEVLGYRGMKEYTVNFDDFKVKGENLLGGEEGQGFKQLMQTFESARIQTAARAIGVAQSALDAGMQYAQDRKQFGKSLINFPRVSGKLAMMAVEIMIARQLTYFSAREKDNDRRCDLEAGMAKLLGARVAWAAADNALQIHGGNGFALEYGISRILCDARILNIFEGAAEIQAQVIARRLLA comes from the coding sequence ATGCCACGCGACGCCGACCTGCAAAACGAGACATCCGTGATTCTCTCTGACCTTCTAAGCCTCACACGTTCTGCCGTTCCGCCCGCCGAGGCGCTTCTGGACAAGGCAAAAACCCATCTGCGCGCCGCGCTCTCGGAGGATGGTCGCGTATCGGCCAGCCTGATCGAGCAAAATCAGACCGCGGCCCATGGCCTCGCGTGGCTCGCGACATACGTCGAATCGCTGCGACAGATGCAGGGTTGGGCCGAGCGGCTGGACGCCGACGGCAAGTTCGGAGAGATCGAGCAACTGATCCTTCAGATCACGTTCGGCGAATACCTCTGGCAGCTTTACGGCGGCATCCCGATGAGCCAGGGCGAAATCCTGCGCCTGCAAGACATCGGCCTGTCTCAAGATGACCAGCGCGCCTTGATGGATGACGCGGTCATGACCCTGGCCCAGGGCGGCAACACCCAAGCCGCCCGCACCCGTCTGGTCGACCTGATGCAGGAACGCGCCGCCGAGGCGACGGTGGGCAATTGCGGCCTCGACGAGGAACTCGACATGATCCGCGAACAGTTCCGCCGCTACGCCGTCGACCGCGTGATCCCCGACGCCCACGAATGGCACCTGAAGGATGAGTTGATCCCGATGGAGATCATCGAAGAGCTTTCTGAGATGGGCGTCTTCGGCCTGACCATCCCCGAGGAACACGGCGGCTTGGGCATGTCCAAAGCTTCCATGTGCGTCGTGTCCGAGGAATTGTCGCGCGGCTATATCGGCGTGGGCTCGCTGGCCACACGTAGCGAAATCGCCGCCGAGTTGATCCTGGCCGGCGGCACCGATGAGCAGAAGGCCAAGTGGCTGCCGGGGCTGTCGTCCGGTGAAATCCTGCCCACGGCTGTGTTCACCGAACCCAATACCGGATCTGACCTTGGCAGCCTGCGGACGAAGGCGACCAAAGACGGCGACGATTGGGTCATCAATGGCAACAAGACCTGGATCACCCACGCCGCGCGCACCCATGTGATGACGGTGCTGGCCCGCACAATCCCCGACACCGACGACTATAAAGGCCTGTCTATGTTCCTTGCGGAAAAGACGCCCGGCACCGATGAGGCGCCTTGGCAGGACGCGGGTATTTCGGGCGGTGAGATCGAGGTTCTGGGCTACCGTGGCATGAAGGAATACACGGTCAACTTCGACGACTTCAAAGTGAAGGGCGAAAACCTTCTGGGTGGCGAAGAAGGCCAAGGCTTCAAGCAACTGATGCAAACCTTCGAGAGCGCCCGCATCCAGACCGCCGCCCGCGCCATCGGTGTGGCGCAATCCGCGCTCGACGCCGGGATGCAATACGCGCAGGACCGCAAGCAATTCGGCAAGTCCCTGATCAACTTTCCCCGCGTCTCGGGCAAACTGGCGATGATGGCGGTAGAGATCATGATCGCCCGGCAACTCACGTATTTCTCAGCGCGCGAGAAGGACAACGACCGCCGCTGCGATCTGGAGGCAGGGATGGCCAAACTGCTTGGCGCGCGTGTCGCCTGGGCCGCCGCAGACAACGCCCTGCAAATCCACGGCGGCAACGGTTTTGCGCTAGAATACGGGATCAGCCGTATCCTGTGCGACGCGCGGATCCTGAACATCTTTGAAGGCGCTGCCGAGATCCAGGCGCAGGTGATCGCGCGGCGTCTGCTGGCGTGA
- the era gene encoding GTPase Era — MPTRAGFIALIGEPNAGKSTLLNRMVGAKVSIVTHKVQTTRARLRGVAMEGDSQLVFVDTPGLFRPKRRLDRAMVAAAWTGASDADVVVLLIEATRGLTEGVQAILDGLKERTGDRKVALAINKIDRVEAPVLLKLAETLNAAYPFDETYMISAEKGHGIKELRAWLAAEMPEGPWLYPEDQIADLPLRMIAAEMTREKLTLRLHQELPYQLTVETEAWENRKDGSAKIDQVIYVARDGHKGILLGKGGETIKSVSKAAREEIAEFVGHPVHLFLQVKVRPGWLEESERYSEMGLNFKDGNA; from the coding sequence ATGCCCACACGCGCCGGTTTCATTGCCCTGATCGGAGAGCCCAACGCCGGTAAATCCACGCTCCTCAATCGCATGGTCGGCGCGAAGGTCTCTATCGTGACTCATAAGGTGCAGACCACACGCGCGCGCCTGCGCGGCGTGGCGATGGAAGGCGACAGCCAGTTGGTGTTCGTGGACACCCCGGGCCTCTTCCGCCCCAAGCGCAGGCTTGACCGCGCGATGGTGGCGGCGGCCTGGACCGGGGCCTCGGACGCCGATGTCGTGGTGCTGCTGATCGAGGCGACGCGTGGGTTGACCGAGGGCGTTCAGGCGATCCTCGATGGCCTCAAGGAACGCACTGGCGACCGCAAGGTTGCCTTGGCGATCAACAAGATCGATCGGGTCGAAGCCCCCGTTCTGTTGAAGTTGGCCGAGACGCTGAATGCCGCTTATCCGTTTGACGAGACCTACATGATCTCGGCCGAGAAGGGCCACGGCATCAAGGAGCTTCGGGCGTGGCTTGCCGCAGAGATGCCTGAAGGCCCGTGGCTTTACCCCGAAGATCAGATCGCCGACCTGCCCCTTCGCATGATCGCCGCCGAGATGACCCGTGAAAAGTTGACCCTGCGTTTGCATCAGGAACTGCCCTATCAGTTGACCGTCGAGACCGAGGCCTGGGAAAACCGCAAGGACGGCTCGGCCAAGATTGACCAGGTGATCTACGTGGCGCGGGACGGCCATAAGGGCATTTTGTTGGGAAAGGGCGGCGAGACGATCAAATCCGTCTCGAAGGCCGCGCGCGAGGAGATCGCGGAATTCGTCGGCCACCCGGTGCATCTGTTCTTGCAGGTGAAGGTCCGGCCCGGCTGGCTGGAGGAATCCGAGCGCTATTCGGAAATGGGTCTCAACTTCAAAGACGGGAACGCATGA
- a CDS encoding DUF3859 domain-containing protein: MRLLPFALLALATPLHAQSASIYASPELNSFNYDILCYYDNDNPNVPMTPAEIAQINATTAFFDDVSTDGATKIPVGAGVTFGVLSNYPEGVAYDVTSTITHIARDGTVTEDTVTLRFDDVLDIDGWTFDSAAPGNLGIYRFQTFRNGQVIYDLSFDVVTAEEFAGPLPPCVTLP; this comes from the coding sequence ATGCGCCTTCTTCCCTTCGCCCTTCTGGCCCTCGCCACGCCGCTGCATGCCCAAAGCGCCTCGATCTATGCCTCGCCCGAGCTGAACAGCTTCAACTACGACATCCTGTGCTACTACGATAACGATAACCCCAACGTACCGATGACCCCTGCCGAGATCGCGCAGATCAATGCCACCACGGCCTTCTTCGACGACGTGAGTACCGATGGCGCCACCAAGATCCCCGTCGGCGCGGGAGTGACCTTCGGGGTCCTGTCGAACTATCCGGAAGGCGTCGCCTATGATGTGACGTCAACCATCACCCATATCGCCCGCGACGGCACGGTGACGGAGGACACGGTAACCCTGCGCTTCGACGACGTGCTGGACATCGATGGCTGGACCTTCGATTCCGCCGCGCCCGGCAACCTTGGGATTTACAGGTTCCAGACCTTCCGCAACGGGCAAGTGATCTACGATCTGTCGTTCGATGTCGTCACCGCCGAGGAATTCGCAGGCCCGCTTCCGCCCTGCGTGACCCTGCCGTAA
- a CDS encoding DUF3859 domain-containing protein — protein MRALSFPVPTRLALCLLTLCLMLLPPPSTAQEANPRVSPLLAELVYGLYCAQEPDRRDPAPGTASGVINMVPMIPDFQFRQKLVPAEIGIGFGVLATAPPDVLHDPVTVTVTHPPYPDSGIEVEQWITDVDDGQNLMGFSFDHAHELVLGEWTFTAHTLAGEELFHIAFEVIAPELMPQVISTCFGSFMS, from the coding sequence ATGCGCGCCCTCTCGTTTCCTGTTCCGACCCGCCTTGCCCTATGCCTGCTGACGCTGTGCCTGATGCTGTTGCCACCACCGTCCACAGCGCAAGAGGCCAACCCCCGCGTCAGCCCCCTGCTTGCCGAGCTGGTTTATGGCCTCTATTGCGCCCAGGAACCTGACCGCCGCGACCCGGCGCCCGGAACGGCCTCAGGCGTGATCAACATGGTGCCCATGATCCCGGATTTTCAGTTTCGCCAGAAACTGGTGCCCGCCGAGATCGGCATCGGCTTTGGCGTGCTGGCCACCGCGCCGCCAGACGTGCTGCATGATCCGGTGACAGTCACCGTCACCCACCCCCCTTACCCAGACAGCGGCATCGAAGTGGAACAATGGATCACCGATGTTGATGACGGGCAGAACCTGATGGGGTTCAGCTTCGATCATGCACACGAGTTGGTGTTGGGCGAATGGACATTCACCGCCCATACGCTGGCGGGCGAAGAATTGTTTCACATCGCCTTCGAGGTCATCGCACCCGAATTGATGCCGCAGGTCATCAGCACCTGCTTCGGGTCATTCATGTCGTAG
- the thpR gene encoding RNA 2',3'-cyclic phosphodiesterase has translation MRAFIALPLADTAVDALLRVQSLLPVGKPVPEENLHITLAYLGEVPEEVLEVLHDLLEAAPLRAADVAFGALGTFAEMERGLTFAEVIPSDALTALQSKVAQLARQAGAELPRRRFHPHVTLLRANKQPKGPARDRLAAAMGIPLDVPGFTARELRLYQSTLTPTGARHEVLASYPLS, from the coding sequence ATGCGGGCCTTCATCGCCCTGCCCCTAGCCGATACGGCCGTCGATGCACTTTTGCGGGTCCAATCGCTGCTGCCCGTTGGAAAACCGGTTCCCGAAGAGAATCTGCACATCACCCTCGCCTATCTGGGCGAGGTGCCGGAAGAGGTGTTGGAGGTGCTCCACGACCTCCTTGAAGCGGCCCCCCTTCGCGCGGCTGACGTCGCTTTCGGGGCGCTTGGTACCTTCGCTGAGATGGAGCGTGGCCTGACTTTCGCCGAGGTCATCCCCTCCGATGCGCTGACAGCCCTGCAATCAAAGGTTGCGCAACTGGCGCGGCAAGCGGGGGCAGAGCTACCGCGCCGAAGGTTCCACCCCCATGTCACGCTGCTGCGCGCGAACAAGCAGCCCAAGGGTCCCGCCCGCGACAGGCTGGCCGCCGCCATGGGCATCCCCCTTGACGTGCCCGGTTTCACAGCGCGTGAGCTACGTCTTTATCAGTCGACCCTGACACCGACGGGCGCGCGACACGAGGTATTGGCCAGCTACCCCCTGTCCTGA
- a CDS encoding Pr6Pr family membrane protein, which translates to MFSALSPRARWTAMVIALLAFGSVAAMFCYNLDTARYGDVAATAWGMARFFTILTHLAVVITFATAALRRDGVDDAWIAALTLAMVIVSIVYHVLLSDITTYVGIGAWADQGLHSVVPVACVLWWIAFAPKHNLHYRDLPTFIVWPCVYVAYALARGARDGTYPYPFMDLSEKSSLVVATNLAGLLIVMLIGGVIFVMAARFADR; encoded by the coding sequence ATGTTCTCGGCACTCTCTCCTCGCGCCCGCTGGACGGCCATGGTCATCGCGCTTCTGGCGTTTGGGTCCGTGGCCGCGATGTTTTGCTACAACCTCGACACGGCACGCTACGGAGACGTGGCCGCGACCGCCTGGGGCATGGCGCGGTTCTTCACCATCCTCACGCATCTGGCGGTTGTGATCACGTTTGCCACCGCCGCCCTGCGCCGCGACGGGGTGGACGACGCGTGGATCGCCGCGCTGACCCTTGCAATGGTTATTGTCAGTATTGTGTATCACGTGCTGCTGTCGGATATCACAACCTACGTGGGTATCGGGGCCTGGGCCGATCAGGGCCTGCACAGCGTCGTGCCCGTCGCCTGCGTCCTGTGGTGGATCGCCTTCGCGCCCAAGCACAACCTGCACTACCGCGACCTGCCGACATTCATCGTCTGGCCCTGCGTCTACGTGGCCTATGCGCTGGCGCGCGGCGCGCGGGACGGCACCTATCCCTATCCGTTCATGGACCTGTCTGAGAAATCATCGCTCGTGGTGGCCACAAACCTTGCGGGGCTACTTATCGTCATGTTGATCGGGGGGGTGATTTTCGTGATGGCCGCCCGCTTCGCCGACCGTTAA